cctagtgatccgtgcctcttttgaggatgatcagtaaggatgatttgttaaaattgtggtgctctatccatatatgtctttgtttgcatttatggggcatcctagcttgagtcaatcaagctctacttttgctatatcgtgaatcctggcagattgttcacTTGTTAGTGATTtttccgaggatgttgctattgatccgtgcatgctatgttattgttcttgccatgtctagcttctaggaCATGTATTgttcatgggtgtatgcttagtttgccatgccatgctctgtagtgagtgcatcgagctcgtaaacatgcatactcgttaactgatttgcatgctccagtttttcactaagtctgtaacctgattatgtttttgccatgttcacatgcttgcaattgtattttctgatcccttttggctcaaggtcactaagggacttttgttaagtgctttgagtagcttcattccatgccttgctttgccatgttaagttcttgtagcatgtagttttcatgctctaaagtgtgctacctgatgttaaattcagacttgtgttgatttcactaagtctgaaacctattatcatttgcatttttgccatgcttgtttgaacctgttaatggatgaattagtcatagctcagtgttcatcttttgtcaagcattatgagtgcacccctgccatgtattttgttgtcatgtttgagtgttgtagcataattatcttgatgcatttagatggctacctgctgattatcgcagatcggtgccatatttgttttgcttgccatttccaaaccgtgcatcggattccgGTGatgtttatatcgatttcaaccgaaatcacctcacctttgcaGTGGCACTCttgaatttccaagttgaggccaggttcaatcattccttgtcagatcttgcatatgcatcacataccgcatcccgcatagcataccatgtttgcatcatgttgtttgagcattgcacgtggttgattgtgttcctttttgcttgtttgtcttgtttgggtagagccgggagacgagttcgcgaacgaggagcccattgagtttgcttacgaggaccaagtcaactctgacaactttgtaggtaagatgatcataccctcgaaatcacttctatctttgcttgctagatgctcgctcttttgctatgcctatgctatgatgcctaccacttgcttatcatgcctcccaaattgccatgtcaaacctctaacccaccatgtcctagcaaaccgttgattggctatgttaccgctttgctcagcccctcttatagcgttgctagttgcaggtgaagattggagctcgttccttgttggaacattgtttattgttaggatatcaccatattatcttgtttatcttaatgcacctatatacttggtaaaggatggaaggctcggccttttgcctagtgttttgttccactcttgccgccctagttttcgtcatatcggtgttatgtttccggattttgcgttccttacgtggttgggttataatgggaaccccttgatagttctccttgaataaaactcctccagcaatgtccaaccttggttttactatttgccacctagcctctttttcccttgggtttccgaagcccaagggtcatctttatttaaacctccctgggccagtgctcctctgagtgttggtccgaccgagtagactgtggggccacctcggggcaacttgagagttggttttactcgtaggatgtctcatctgagtgtgccctgagaacgagatatgtgcagctcctatcgggatttgtcggcacattcgggcggtgttgctggacttgttttaccaatatcgaggatgtcttgtaaaaccgggatgtcgagtctcatcggaatgtctcgggagaaggaatatccttcgttgaccgtgagagcttgtgatgggctaagttgggactccctgcagggatttgaactttcgaaagccgtgcccgcggttatgggcagatgggaatttcttaatgtccgattgtagataacttgaaacttaacttaattaaaatgaatcaaccgcgtgtgttaccgtgatggtctcttctcagcggagtccgggaagtgaacacggtgttggagtaatgcttgacgtaggttgctataggatcacttcttgatcatagttcttcgttcgtgttttgcctttctcttctcgctctcttttgcgaataggatagccaccatatatgctagtcgtttgctgcagctccacatattaccttgccttacctataagcttaaatagtcttgatcgcgagggtgcgagattgctgagtccccgtgactcacagtttacttccaaaaccagatgcagggaccgatgataccgttccagacgatgcgcttgagctcaagtgggagttcgacgaagactctcgccgttactgtgtgtctttcccagatgatcaatagtggtgcccagttggggcaatcggggaccgtgtcgcatgttggggttgatctttattttggtaccgtagtcagaccatgagtgtattggatgattgtaatgttattcacgtatttgtgtgacgtggcgagtgtaagccaactatgttatcctttccccttttatatatttacatgggttgttgtgaagattaccttacttgcgacattgctttcaatgcggttatgcctctaagtcgtgcttcgacacgtaggagatatagccgcatcgagggcgttacacagctCGCCGGACGAGGTCCAAGGATGCCCGGGGCGGGAGGCCGAGGAACCGGTATCGAGTATGCGTGGGCGACGCCCGTCCACGGATTGGTGCCATAGGTCCACGGTGGAGTCGCCTGCTGCTGACGAGGGCCCCCCCTTGCGCCTCGAGCTGCTACTTGTGCCGCCCCCGCAGCGGTTGTCGCACCGGCCACCACCCTGTGGCTGCAGCTGAGGGGCAGCGTGAGGGGCGGGGGCGCGGGCGGGAGGGGGAAGAACCCCGGGGGAGCGGGGGGGCTGCTGCcggggcgcgggtggcggcggggtGCCGACGGCGAGGGCATGGTGCTGCACACGCTTCTTCACCCACTTTATTCGGCGCTCCTCCAACCACAAGTACGGCACAAAGTTGGGGAAGGGGGGCTCCGGCATCAAGGTGAGGTTGAAggcggcgttgccgaagtcctTGTTGAGGCCGACGGTGAGCGTGCTGAGGAGGAGATCGTCATCAACCTTGGCGCCGATGTCACggagttcatccgccaacgtcTTCAGGCAACGCCCATAGTCATCGATAGACTGGTCATCCTGATGACAGTCAAAAAATTCCTGCTGCAGAAAAATGCGACGctgaagcttgttgtcggtgaagagcccGTTGAGCTTGACCCACACTGCGCGAGCGTCATCACCATCGCTCACGATCGTGTGAAACAGGTCCTtggagatggtggtgaagaaccaCTGGATGAGCGTGGCGTCGATCGCAGTCCACTCAGAGTCGCTCACCATGGCGCGGGAGTCGACGTGTCGTCAACATGATCCACAAGATTGTTCTCGCGGAAGAGTAGCGAAAAGTATGTCTTCTACGCGAAGTACGTGGAGTCGGTGGCATCAAGGACGACGGGGACGCGTTTGTGGATGTTGATGTTGCGGGTGTCAGCGGGGTCCTGCCTGGCGAACGGGTTGGAGTAGGTCTCAATGGCCGGACAtcttgaaataaattcaaaaataatGCGAGTGTCAGGAGTAAGTCTCAATGGGCTAAGGACCCCGTCGTCCCACTAACCACAGTGATAGTGCGCGCATGGTAGTAGAATACTTCAGTGCCGCGCTCGTGCTCCGCGTGGACGACAATGGCATCTTCTCCACTCTTTCTCATCGTACGCGCACGTTGGAGCTCTGCGATCTGTAGCGTTGACGCCATGTGACCCCTGCTCCACAAAAGTGCCAGGCAGCCGCGTCTGCTTTGGCCCCTCGCGCCTTTGCTCCCACTTCGTCTTTCTCGTTTGGAGTAAATATATTACGAGAATACAAGGCATTAATCACAGAACCAAAATGGCGCGATGTATTTTCGGCGCCTATTAATTCCGTGCATTGCTAGTTTCCTCCCGCCATTAATTTCTTCCAGCAATTTCCTGCTGGTTCGACCCATTTAAGGTCACCACTTTGCTCCATCTCTCAGACTCCAATCTCTCTCTCCTATTGGACGGACGGTCAGAGTCAGACCCCTTTGCCTTAGCCCGTAAGGTTACGTGGACATTGTGGTTTTCCTTGGCCTGCCCTTCTTGGCGCATTGTTTCGTCCGTCTCGATAGTCGACAGTCTGAAGCTCTCTTGGGACTGACTTGGGAGGTGAGGTGAGACGGCGCGGCAGCAATGGCTCACCGCCTGCTGCACGGCACCCTCCACACCACCATCCTGGAGGCCGACAACCTCACCAACCCCGACCGCGCCACCGGCGGCGCCCCCCAGATCTTCCGCAGGGTCAGTCACTCCCCTTCCTCCCCTCTTTGGACTTGCTACAACCACGGCAGAGTGTAAGCAGAGTAGATTGCGTCCGTAGAGTAGAAACGAAGAAAATATCATATCCCACTCCCTTCGAGCCCGGAGATCTGAAATCTTGCTCGGCGGCAGAGGAATTCTTGGGGTTCTAGATGGAAGAGAAATTCTTGGTTGCCGTAGCGCATGAAAGGAGATGCGATTTTTACGGTCTGATGTTGGCCGCTAGTAGTAGATTTGTTCGTTTGAATGCGTAGGAAGCTTGTCGGATTGGTAAGGAATCTTGTTGTCTGGTTGCAGTTCGTGGAGGGGTTCGAGGAGACGATCGGGCGCGGCAAGGGGTCGACGCAGCTGTACGCGACCGTTGACCTCGGCAAGGCGCGCGTCGGCCGGACGCGGGTTATCGCCGGCGACCCGGTGAACCCGCGCTGGTACGAGGAATTCCACATCTactgcgcccacttcgccgccgacgTCGTCTTCACCGTCAAGGCCGCGCAGCCCATCGGCGCCACGCTCATCGGCCGCGCCTACCTCCCCGTCCGGGAGCTGCTCGACGCCGGCGGCCGGGAGATCGAGCGCCGGCTCGACGTCCTCGACCCGAGCAAGAAGAAGATCCACCACGGGCCCACGATACACGTGCGGCTCAGGTTCTGCGACGTCGCCGCCAACCCCCGCGAGTGGGGCGCGGGCCTCGGCGGCGCGCGGCACCCCGGCGTGCCGTACACCTTCTTCTCCCAGCGGCCCGGGTGCAGGGTCACCCTGTACCAGGACGCGCACACCCCGGACGCGTTCGCGCCCAGGATCCCGCTCTCCGGCGGCCGGACCTACCAGCAGGGCCGGTGCTGGGAGGACGTGTTCGACGCCATCAGTGACGCGCGCCACCTGATATACGTCACCGGCTGGTCGGTGTACACCGAGATCACGCTGATACGGGACGGCTCCCGGCCGCGCCCCGGCGGCGACGCCACCCTCGGCGAGCTCCTCAAGCGCAAGGCCAGCGAGGGCGTGCGCGTGCTCATGCTGGTCTGGGATGACCGCACCTCCGTCGAGTCCCTCGGCATGACATGGGGGTATATGGGGACGCATGACGCCGAGACGGCGGAGTACTTCCGCGGCACCGACGTGCAGTGCGTGCTCTGCCCGCGGAACCCCGACATCGGCAGAAGCGCCGTCATGGGCTTGCAGACTGCCTACATGATCAGCCATCACCAGAAGATCATCGCGGTCGACCACGACATGCCGGTGAGGGGCAGCTCGAGCCGCCGCCGCATCGTCAGCTTCGTCGGCGGCCTCGACCTCTGCGACGGTCGCTACGACACGCAGTTCCACTCCCTGTTCAGGACGATGGACACGGCGCACCACAAGGACTTCCACCAACCCAACTTTGTCGACACGTCCATCACCAAGGGCGGGCCGAGGGAGCCATGGCACGACATCCATGCCAAGATCGAAGGTCCGGCCGCGTGGGACATCCTCTACAACTTCGAGCAGAGGTGGAGGAAGCAAGGTGGTGACAGTGACCTCCTCGTCGATCTGAGAGCCTTGGCGAACCTGATCATACCGCCGTCGACCGTGACGTTCCCCGATGACCAGGAGGCGTGGAATGTGCAGGTGTTCCGGTCCATTGACGGCGGTGCGAGCTTCGGCTTTCCTAACACCCCTGAGCAAGCTGCTCGATCCGGCCTCGTCAGTGGCAAGAACAACACCCTTGACAGGAGCATCCAGGATGCCTACATCCACGCGATACGTCGCGCACAGCACTTCATCTACATCGAGAATCAGTATTTCCTTGGCAGTTCATTCGCGTGGAAGGCCGACGACATAAGACCGGAGGAAATCGAGGCATTGCATCTGATTCCCAGAGAGCTTTCACTGAAGATTGTGAGCAAGATTGAGGCTGGTGAGCATTTCGTGGTCTATGTAGTGGTGCCAATGTGGCCGGAAGGTGCTCCTGAAGGTGGATCTGTGCAGGCAATATTAGATTGGCAGAGAAGGACGATGGACATGATGTACTATGACATTTCCATCGCACTTAAGGCGAAGGGGATCGACGCAAGCCCCAAGGATTACCTCACCTTCTTTTGCTTAGGGAACAGGGAAGCGAAGAGGAGCGGAGAGTATGAACCTGCTGATCATCCATTGCCTGGGTCAGGCTATGAAAAGGCACAGAACGCTCGGCGGTTCATGATCTATGTTCACTCCAAGATGATGATAGGTATGGCCCACTCCACAAGTCGCATGAAAGTTCTTGTGATCGTTAACATCTTATATGCACTtactttttttagaaaagaaggattaTATGCACTTACATGACATTTCTATCATTGAAGCATACTTAAAATTAATTGTTGTCATTAAAATTCTGATATACCATGTCTTACTTGATTCATTTTGCAACAGAACATGTTTCCATACTCCAGTTCTCTGCTTTTGTCATGACAAATATACCTATATTGTAACGTTCATCCTACTGTAAACTGTCAGGACATGCCTCATGTGGTCGAAGTCCAATTTGTCTTCACATTTAGTCTGCTTGATTTCCAGTTGACGACGAGTACATCATCGTCGGATCAGCCAACATCAACCAGCGGTCGATGGACGGGGGGAGGGACTCGGAGATTGCCATGGGCGCATTCCAACCACACCACCTGAACACCAAAGGGCAGGTTGCCAGAGGGCAGGTCCATGGCTTCCGGATGTCGCTGTGGTATGAGCACCTCGGCATGCTGCACAATGACTTCCTCAACCCGGGAAGCCGGGAGTGCGTCCAGAGGGTGAACAAGATGGCTGACAAGTACTGGGACCTCTATGCCAGCGACGAGCTGAACGACGACCTCCCCGGGCACCTTCTCACCTACCCGGTCGCCGTGACGAAGGAAGGCACGGTGGTGGAGCTGCCTGGTGCGAGGTGCTTCCCCGACACGGCGGCTCCGGTGCTCGGAATCAAATCCAAACACCTGCCCCCTATTCTCACCACATAGGGTGCGTTTACAGAGTTGCAACCCCAGCAATGCGATGCTGCTTCTAGATATATGATGCATTTTCAGCGATGTAAACTTGTTCTATTGGTGCTACCTCTATATGATGGTTCTAGTTAGAATCTATAGTTGATCATCTTGCCTAAAGCCTGAACATTTCTGCTGGCACTGGTCCGTCTTGCAAGATGCATAAACTGAGAGTGCTGAAGCTTGAAGATCGGGAAATGCTTCATCTCAGATTTGACTGAACGCTACCTATAATTGCCTGTGTTGCGTGTCGTATCAACAGTTGTTCGTCGGGTTGGTCTCTTGGATTCCCAGACAGCTTTTGAAGCTTAACACATGGCCGATGTTTTCTTGGTCATTCCGTCTCCCGTGAAATGCTGCCACATGCACcaatctttctttcttttttgtcgGGCAACGGCAGTCGGCAGGAGCTCTGCCAATTCATATTAGAAGAGGGAAAGGGACCAATGTCCCAAGgttcagtactccctccgttccaaattactcgtcgcagaaatgaatatatctagaactaaaatacatctatttgaaacggaggaagtacataaTACTGCCAGTGAACCAACAGGGGTTCAGGCAAAGCACCCCAACTCAGTTAAATAGGAAAGAAAAGGACAGGGAAGAGCCAAAAAGAAGAAAAGATAAAGAGAAAAACAAGGAAGCAAAGTCCTCAGGTACGTTGATGGTTTCAGGAGAGCATCTCTTCCCCTCAAAGGTACGTCGATGGCCGAATAATACAGAGTGAGCTCGTCTCTGCACCAATCTGAACACTACTGCTCAGTAGTAATACAGATTGACAACCGCTTCAATAAGCAATCTATCTTATACGAAAGTGATGCCGAAGGTGGTAACTCTCAGCAGGATGGCAATGTCCCGGCGCATTACTGATTTTTATAGGTAGACCCTACATCATCAGCAGGAAAACCGTACCGGCCTCTGCATGACCTGCACGGTTAGACGGGCTATCAAGTTTCTAGGAAGTGCTTTGCTTCGCACGGCTGCTGAATTGCTCATGACATGGGCGAAATGCATATTTTTTTGCCACCATAtatattttgtactccctccgtcttataATATAAAACATTTTTGCAAGCTAATatagcttg
This portion of the Triticum dicoccoides isolate Atlit2015 ecotype Zavitan chromosome 7A, WEW_v2.0, whole genome shotgun sequence genome encodes:
- the LOC119331092 gene encoding phospholipase D alpha 2-like isoform X1, whose amino-acid sequence is MAHRLLHGTLHTTILEADNLTNPDRATGGAPQIFRRFVEGFEETIGRGKGSTQLYATVDLGKARVGRTRVIAGDPVNPRWYEEFHIYCAHFAADVVFTVKAAQPIGATLIGRAYLPVRELLDAGGREIERRLDVLDPSKKKIHHGPTIHVRLRFCDVAANPREWGAGLGGARHPGVPYTFFSQRPGCRVTLYQDAHTPDAFAPRIPLSGGRTYQQGRCWEDVFDAISDARHLIYVTGWSVYTEITLIRDGSRPRPGGDATLGELLKRKASEGVRVLMLVWDDRTSVESLGMTWGYMGTHDAETAEYFRGTDVQCVLCPRNPDIGRSAVMGLQTAYMISHHQKIIAVDHDMPVRGSSSRRRIVSFVGGLDLCDGRYDTQFHSLFRTMDTAHHKDFHQPNFVDTSITKGGPREPWHDIHAKIEGPAAWDILYNFEQRWRKQGGDSDLLVDLRALANLIIPPSTVTFPDDQEAWNVQVFRSIDGGASFGFPNTPEQAARSGLVSGKNNTLDRSIQDAYIHAIRRAQHFIYIENQYFLGSSFAWKADDIRPEEIEALHLIPRELSLKIVSKIEAGEHFVVYVVVPMWPEGAPEGGSVQAILDWQRRTMDMMYYDISIALKAKGIDASPKDYLTFFCLGNREAKRSGEYEPADHPLPGSGYEKAQNARRFMIYVHSKMMIVDDEYIIVGSANINQRSMDGGRDSEIAMGAFQPHHLNTKGQVARGQVHGFRMSLWYEHLGMLHNDFLNPGSRECVQRVNKMADKYWDLYASDELNDDLPGHLLTYPVAVTKEGTVVELPGARCFPDTAAPVLGIKSKHLPPILTT
- the LOC119331092 gene encoding phospholipase D alpha 2-like isoform X2, with protein sequence MAHRLLHGTLHTTILEADNLTNPDRATGGAPQIFRRFVEGFEETIGRGKGSTQLYATVDLGKARVGRTRVIAGDPVNPRWYEEFHIYCAHFAADVVFTVKAAQPIGATLIGRAYLPVRELLDAGGREIERRLDVLDPSKKKIHHGPTIHVRLRFCDVAANPREWGAGLGGARHPGVPYTFFSQRPGCRVTLYQDAHTPDAFAPRIPLSGGRTYQQGRCWEDVFDAISDARHLIYVTGWSVYTEITLIRDGSRPRPGGDATLGELLKRKASEGVRVLMLVWDDRTSVESLGMTWGYMGTHDAETAEYFRGTDVQCVLCPRNPDIGRSAVMGLQTAYMISHHQKIIAVDHDMPVRGSSSRRRIVSFVGGLDLCDGRYDTQFHSLFRTMDTAHHKDFHQPNFVDTSITKGGPREPWHDIHAKIEGPAAWDILYNFEQRWRKQGGDSDLLVDLRALANLIIPPSTVTFPDDQEAWNVQVFRSIDGGASFGFPNTPEQAARSGLVSGKNNTLDRSIQDAYIHAIRRAQHFIYIENQYFLGSSFAWKADDIRPEEIEALHLIPRELSLKIVSKIEAGEHFVVYVVVPMWPEGAPEGGSVQAILDWQRRTMDMMYYDISIALKAKGIDASPKDYLTFFCLGNREAKRSGEYEPADHPLPGSGYEKAQNARRFMIYVHSKMMIGHASCGRSPICLHI